TActaacgagctactcgtgaaactcaTTAGCTCGTTCGTTAAGTTCGTTAAGCTTAACAAGCTGAAATCCatgattggctctgttcattaagaagcgaaCCACAAGCTTAACGGGCTACTCATGAAACTCGTTAGCTCgttcgttaagcttaacgagctggaatccatgattggctctgttcattaagaagcaaaccacgagcttaacgagccgaaccATCGAGCGCTTAGTAAGCTCGCGAGCTTCGACCTTTTGATACAGCCCTATCTGCAGCAGGCGATGATGTCGGAGCGCATGCAACAGCTAAAATGTTGCCGCCTCATGTAGTAGCGGCGTGGCCCACGCCTCGTCGCGCGTGCAGCAGGACCTGTCGGCCTGGGAGCGGCAGGAGCAGCGGTGGCCGCCTCGtacggtggcggcagggcccacCTGCCCCGTTCCGTCCCGGCTCGAGCCGGTCCAAAAACCTGTTTTACCCGGGTGGCCGCCTTcaggcgtggcggcaggtgccacgtgtcgcctgccgcgcctgccgTCACGGTTGAGAGGGTCCTTTTTGACAATTTTATCCACAAGTAGTCCTTTTTGGCAATAGCGTTCGGCATGGGTTCTTTTGGACAAAAAATCGCATGCTTATGCGTATTCTAGAAAAACGAAAAAACCGTGTACCCCGGACGGAGCACTTAACCGGATTTAATAACCCTCGCGTCCGTAGCATCTCTTCCTCCATTCCTTCCTCCCTTCCCCCAATCCCCCACCCGACCCCAACTCCTCCATTCCTCCGCCTCCCCCGCAgatccgccaccgccaccaccgcccctTTCCCCCTCCCCCATGGGCCAGTGCCCCTCCGCTCCCCGCTACCACCACCACCGCAagccccctcctccgccgccgtccccCACCGCGCAGGCAGCGTCGCCTGGTTTCTGCAGCGCCGCAGCCGCCGAGGACGCGGCCGCGGAGGCTGACTACACTTCCGACCTCCCCGAGGAGCTCCTCGCCGTCGTATTCGGGCTCCTCGGCTCCGGCGACCGCAAGCGCTGCTCCCTGGTGTGCCGCCGCTGGCTCGCCACCGAGGCCTCCTCGCGCCTGCGCCTCGCCCTCGACGCGCGGGCGCCCCTCCTCGCCGCGGCCCCGGCCATCCTCGCGCGCTTCTCCGCCGTATCCAAGCTCGCGCTCAAGTGCGACCGCCGCGCGGAGAGCGTCGGCGATCCCGCGCTCGCGCTCGTCGCGCATCGCCTCGGCCCCGGCCTTCGCCGCCTCAAGCTCCGCTCGGTCCGTGCTGTCACCGACCACGGCGTCGCCGCCCTCGCAGCCGCGGCTATAAACCTCCGCAAGCTCTCAGTTGGGTCATGTACCTTCGGCGCCAAGGGGATCGAGGCAGTTCTCCGGTCCTGCCCCCAGCTCGAGGAGCTCTCTGTCAAGCGGCTGCGCGGCCTAGCTGACTCAGAGCCCATCACCGTCTCCAGCCCTCGTCTCCAGTCCCTGGCCCTTAAAGAGCTCTACAACGGGCAGTGCTTCTCCTGTTTAATCACGCGCTCCCCCAACCTCAAAACCCTCAAGATCATCCGCTGCTCCGGTGATTGGGACCCGGTTCTCCAGGCGATCCCACAGGGTGCCTTGCTAGCCGAGCTTCATCTCGAGAAACTGCAGGTCAGTGACCTTGGTGTGGCGGCGCTATGTGGGCTAGAGGTCCTGTACCTTGCCAAGGCGCCGGAGGTCACAGATGTTGGGTTGGCAGCACTTGCCACCAAGTCGCCACGTCTACGCAAGCTGCATGTAGATGGATGGAAGGCGAATAGGATTGGCGACCGTGGGCTTGCAACCGTGGCGCAGAAATGTGCTGCTTTGCAGGAATTAGTCCTCATTGGTGTGAATTTGACATCGGCGAGTCTTGAGTTGATTGCTGCCAACTGCCCCACTCTTGAGCGGCTTGCGCTTTGCGGGTCTGACACATTTGGGGATGCAGAGATATCTTGCGTGGCGACTAAGTGTGCTTCTCTGCGGAAGCTGTGCATCAAGGCATGCCCTGTGTCTGATGCCGGAATGGACAAGCTTGCAGCAGGCTGCCCACGCCTTGTCAAGGTGAAGGTGAAAAAGTGCCGCAGGGTGACGTTTGAGTGTGCTGAGCGGCTTCGTGCTAGTCGGCATGGCGCTCTTGCTGTGAATTTTGACACGCCAGGTGGTGCAGGCGAATTGCAAGATGCTAGTGTGGATGAGAGTGGTGTACTGGAGAATGCAGGGAGTGATGTGGTACAAGATGATTTTGATGATCAGATAGGGGTTCCTGACCTTCTGTGTGGCACCAGTGGCAGACCATCAGGGTGGAAAGCATGGATGAGTGCTTTGATTCCAAGGAGCTTGTCGGTTTCCATGTTTCGCAGACGTCCGCGTGGGAGCTCCCATAACTCATGAGTCACAAGAATTATGTGCCATGGTTACTCCTTCAGTCCTTTGATTCTTTCATGTTTGTTACATTGATTGGTGATGTTGTTCTTTGCGATTGATGTTTTTGTCTTCCTTAATTGTACCATGAAGTTCTTTGTGAACCAGCTAGTTTGTTTAGAGGGTACTTATTATTTGATGTTGCTCTTTGTAGTAGCAGAGATTCATGTGATCGCACAATGTAATCTTGTATAAGGTATTTTTTGGATTGAAAAATATGACATGGGAAGCCAGCAATATTGTCAACTTACTGTCATAATTTTTCATGCTGGTATCTATGGTGTTCAGATTCAAAGTGCTTATTAATTTAACTATAAGGACTAGAAATAATGATGATTGGAAATCAACAATACATACATAGTACAACAACTGATACTATTAGTCATCAATACTGTCAACTTTCTATCATGATTTTGCATGCTGGTTTCTCTAGCCTTCAAATGCAATTTCTTTATTACTTTGAACTATAAGGACCTAAAAATAATAATGATCAGAAATCAACAATACATACATATGATTCTGAAGAGAAGTGCCTTTCGGGTCAATCAATGTTTGTATAGTCAcatatcttttttcttttctatttagtTGCTCGTTCAGCATGGAAAAACTGTGCTTAGATGGAATCCTCTCTTTATAGTCTATACATGAGTTTTGAAGGCCTGTGGTGCCGACAGCTCTATTGGGGCGCCCTTATGTTCATGTAGACCAATAGATTTTGGGAGAGTTGGCTTCCCTGGAGATTCTTTCTAGAACAATGAAAAGTGTTCTTTGTACAACAAATTATAATGGTTCAGTCAGTAACTTGTGCTTCACTGGTGGTTCCAGTTTTACATTTTACGCTATTGGATGAGAAGCATTTAAGTGGGTTATCTTTTATCTGGTGCAAACATATGTTTCTGTTCTGACTTCTGTTCACTATCTGATCATGGATCCTAGTTATCAAATTTTCACAATATTTAGCAGCAGTAACTCCATGATGTGCCTGCATACTCTTTAAGATCATGCCTTTCCAGAAACTGGATAGAATCAAAGTTGTATCAGAGCCAGTTTGTGGAACTATATATGTAGTCAATGAAATTGTTAGATTGTGGTCAACCTAGAATTTCTCCCCTTTCTGCATGGTTTGCTAGTCCTTTGTGTTTCCTGATACCGCGTTGGACCAGAGTTACTGGAACCATGGCATGCTACATCTCAATTGGCATCATTTGTGTTTCTAACTTTCTATGGAGAAGCATTCCTCCTCTCCACTGATTCCTTGACATGGACCTGAATGGTTTCAGAAGTTTCTCCTGCCTCCAGTTTTACGACGCCTCAGACACGGTGTCTGGAAGGCGGAATATTCTTGATCACGCACGTAGAAAAGTTGAACGGGGGATGAAATGAAGCAACAACTGGTCAGTTTTCTAAAAATGTTTGGCCATTTCCCAGGCGACACGCCGGCAGTTGACTTTGGACCTGACCAGCGGAGTAGCAGACGCCGAACCCTTGCCGGTTCAACAGGCAAGCTTTCTTGAAGATGCATGGCTATGGCCTATGGCTGTAGCTTTCCTGGTCAAGACGCAGTTTCTTTCATTTTTGCGAGTGGCACTGCTTGACCACTTCCAAGCTGCGGACGTGGATCTTCTAGTGAACATCGCTGCGCTTGTATGTTTCTGGATCAATGTACCTGCCTGGTCAAGAATGTGTCAAGGTTTTGCTATTAGTTTACGGACGGCGATTAGCGCCAAAATTGCTTGTTTTTTGTGGTGAACGTTTGCTTAGCAGTTCCGCTCGAGGTCTTGCTGGATTCTCCCCACCTGACCAAGAGCCGCCTCTTGGTTGTTTACTCGTTCTTCTTGATGTTGGATCCGCAAATTGTTTGTTGGATGTACGCTTCAAAGGAGAATTGTCAACAGTGAGATTGTTTTGTATGCTTGGCTCTTTTTTCCTCGGGCATTCCTAGAGTTGGTTTGACTCAAATTTGGAGATTGTTTTGTATGCTTGGCTCTTTTTTCCTCGGGCATTCCTAGAGTTGGTTTGACTCAAATTTGCACTATTATTAGCTTATAAATGCAGAAGACTGAGCTAACGCTGGCCATGATCGCATGGAGCTGGGATCATAAACATTAATTGAACCCGGAGAAAACGCAGCCACACATGGATGGAGATACTAGCGCAcatgtggatgacattatcatcACATCAAAGAGAAGAATCATTGCCTGCTATGACGATCTCCCAACAAGATTGCCTAGAATCCGGAGGCAACAAGCGTTGCCATTTCGACTTTGGAGTTTGCAGCGGGAAACACATATTCTTTGCCACGGACGGCCCACTGTCATCAGTAAATAAAATAAATTTACGGGCCTAGTGGCATGGTGGCGGGCCATTTCAGGCAATCATGGCAATCGGACTGCGTTCCTGATTTTACCGTTGCTTTTGCGATTGAACACGAGAAAGAAAAAGATGATTACCAAGATTGTCCTGTTGAATACAATATCCATGCCTTGTGCTGTGAGCGGCGTCCACAATTTAAGGAACCTTGCTGTCCTAGTAAGCTAAGCCCCAGGTGCTATCTTGGCAAATCGTAGTATATACTAATCATCTGCCAACGTACAAATGGGGCCCACATACAAACTGTAGAGGATTGGTGCAACTCACGATATATTCATCGGGTGCGTATGCACGTATATATATAGGTACAAAGGGAGTCTAGACCTTAACTATACAAGGAAGGAGGTAGACTTGTTGTACAAGAAACATACATGCAATATACATctcaacacccccccgcagtcgaagcgtcgctaCGGCCGACGCAAAGGCTGGATCGAAACTCCTCGAAAGGGGCCGTAGGCAACCCCTTGGTCATGATGTCCGCAAActgttgggaagtagggacgtggAGAACGCGAACATGACCAAAAGctacctgttcccgaacaaaatgaatatccagctcaatgtgcttggtgcaacgatgatgaaccgggttggcggagaggtaaaccgcggagacgttgtcgcagtagacaatcGTGGCCTTGTCGACAGGACAAGAGAGCTCATGAAGAAGTTGACGAAGCCAGGAGCACTCTGCAACAACATTAGCCACCGCTCGATATTCTGCCTCAGCGCTGGAGCGAGAAACAGTGGGCTGCCGTTTAGACGACCAAGAGATCAAGGACGGTCCAAGATAAACACAATACCCCGAGGTGGAACGTCGCGTGTCGGGGTAGCcggcccagtcagcatcagaaTAGGCGGTGATGTCCATAGCAGTGGAGGCATGAAGAGTCAATCCGAGATCCATGGTGCCGCGGATGTAACGGAGAACACGTTTGACCGCGGTCCAGTGAGCATCACAAGGGGCATGCATGTGTAAGCAGACCTGCTGGACAGCATACTGAAGCTCCGGTCGTGTCAGGGTGAGATACTGAAGGGTGCCCACAATAGACCGATAAAACGAAGCATCCGGAGCAGGTGAGCCGTCGGTggcagagagcttggccttcgtgTCGACAGGAGCAGACGCGGGTTTGCAATTAAGCATCCCAGCGCGATCAAGAAGCTCATGAgcatacttccgctgatgaagaaagaaaccaTCCGCACGTCGAacaacctcgatgccgaggaaatAGTGCAGAGGACCAAGGTCCTTAATGGCAAACTCAGTGCGAAGACGATCGGTAAGCTGTCGAAGAAGAGCACTAGAGCAAGCTGTCatgatgatgtcgtcgacataaagTAGTAAGTAGGCGGTAGCATCCCCGTGTTGGTAAATGAACAGCGAAGCATCGGAGCGAGCGGAGCGGAAGCCGAGCTGATGAAGAAATGCTGcaatgcgctggtaccaagcgcgggGAGCCTGCTTGAGCCCGTACAAGGAGCGAGAAAGCAGGCAAACATGCTCCGGACAAGTGTCGTCGATGAACCCCGTAGGCTGCTGGCAATagacctgctcctcaagatggccatggaggaaagcgttggagacgtccatctggtgcaccggccaggCACGAGATACCGCGAGCTGAAGAACAGTGCGAATCGTCCCGGGCTTGACAACCGGTGCGAATGTATCTGTGAAGTCAACGCCAGCGCACTGTCGGAAACCTCGGACCACCCAACGGGCTTTATAGCGGTCGAGGGTGCCGTCGGGATGAAACTTGTGCTTGAACACCCACTTCCCGGTAATGATGTTGGCGTGCCGGGGGCGGGGTACAAGCTGCCAAGTCGCATTGCGCTGTAGAGCCTCAAATTCCTCCTTCATCGCTGCATACCAAAGCGGGTCGCGAAGAGCCATACGAGCGGAGGTAGGAAGAGGCGACAGGGGCGCCGTAGATGCCGGGCAAGCATACTCATCAGCGGAGTAACGGAGACTCGGCCGATGAACGCCCATGCGTGCACGAGTCATAGGACCGGCAGGTAGTGGTGCAGTAGCCGGAGAAACAACAGGTGCCGGGGGCGCGCCAGGCACAGCTGGGCTGGGCGACTGCCCCGACGAGGCTGGTGAAGACGCCGGGGTGGCCAGCGAGGAGCCTGGCGTGGCCGACGAGGCCGGCGAGGCGGACGAGACCGGTGTGGCCGGCGAGGCCTGCAAGGCTGACGAGACCGGCGGGGCCGGCGAAGAGGCCGGCATAGCCGGCGAGGCCGGCGAGGCTGACGGCGTGGCCGGTGAGCCAGGTGGGGTGGCCAGCGAAGAGCCCGGCGTGGTCGGCAAAGCCCCCGACGAAGCCAGTAGAGGAGCTGGCGAGGACAACGGTGCACGACCCAAAGGAAAGGGTCCCAGTGCAACACGTCGACGAAGAGAGCCAGACGAGGCATGATCCTCTCCAGCGGATGGCACCTCCATGTGTTCCTGTGCAAAAGGAAAAGAGCACTCATCAAAACAAACATGCCTAGAGGTGATGACACGGTGAGACACCGGATCATAACATCGGTAGCCTTTAGTGTTAGCCGGGTAACCGAGAAAGACACAAGGCAAAGAGCGAGGGGCAAGTTTATGAGGGGCGGTGGCTGCGACACTAGGATAACAGAGGCATCCAAAAATGCGAAGACCGTCGTAGGATGGAGGAGACCCGAAGAGAAGATGATGCGGGATGTAGTTCCAACGAACACGACACGGACGAAGGTTAACTAGAAGGGTGGCGGTGGCAAGGGCATCCGGCCAAAACCGGGGTGGCATGTAGGCGTGAAACAGAAGGGTGCAGACGCAATCATTGAGAGTGCGAAGAACGCGTTCGGCCCAACCGTTTTGCTGGGAGGTGTAAGGACAGGTTAACCGAAAGATGGTGCCGTGGTTGGAGAGAAGTGTACGGATGGTGAGGTTATCGAATTCCTTCCCGTTGTCAGTTTGGAGAGCATGGACGGGACGACCGAACTGTGTAGACACATAAGAGTAAAAGGCGAGGAGAGTGGCGGGAACGTCAGATTTCCGACGGAGCGGAAAGGTCCACACAAAGTGAGAGTAGTCATCTAGAATAACAAGATAGTATAGAAAACCAGAATTACTTGTGATAGGTGAcgtccacacatcgctatgaattaattcaaaaaggATAAGAAGCAACTGTCGAAGAAGAACTAAATGGGAGTCTAACATGTTTGCCCATGCGGCATGCTTGACAAGAATGAGCATCCGCTTTATTACACGAAAAAGAGAAATCCTTGACTATTTGACGAAGAGCGGTGGTGCTAGGATGACCGAGATGGGCGTGCCAAAGATCGATGCCGGCGGAAAGAGCAAGAGGTCCagtgtgtgatgatgatgaagGCTGGACAGGGTACATGTCACCGggactgtcacatcggtgaagaacCATCCGTGTGCGGGCGTCCTTAACAGAGAAACCAACTTCGTCAAATTCGACAGTTACAAAATTATCACGGGAAAGATTACGAACAGAGACTAAGTTCTGAATAAGTTGAGGAGACACGAGCACATTATTAAGAGACAATGGCCTAGACGTAGAAGGAAAAGGAGTAGAACCGACATGAGTAATGGGAAGACCAGCGCCGTTACCGACGATGATACGAGAAGAAGTATGAACGGGAGACGCGGAGGAGAGGTTACCCGGGTAGGCTGCCATATGAGATGATGCACCGGTGTCCATGAACCAGTCGCCACCGCCGGTGTAAGAACCGGGCTGAGGCGTGTATTGCAGCGCCGAGAGCAGAGCCGGGTCATAGGGGACCGGCGGCGGGGGGTAGCCAGCAAACCCCGTCACCCCCACTAGGGTTTGGCGCGCCATAGCCAAACTGGGCGGGGTAGGGGGGCGGCGGTGGTGTTGGAGTGCCGAGCTGGGGCGCCGCGTAGAAGGCCTGGTGGGCTGCTGGTCGAGGCCCGAGAAGTCCTGGAAGTGGAGCGCAGGGAACCGGCATCGTATAGGCGTGTACAACCCCGGTCCAGGGATTGTGGCCGGTGCCCCATGGTGGCGAAGGAAGTTGCTGTTGCTGGCCACCACCACGCTGCTGTCCACCGCCGTTGTTGGAGCGGTTGCCGCGGCCACGGCGACCACCACGGCCGCGCCGGTCGCCCTGGTTCTGCTGCTGTTGCTGGGGCGGAGGCACCGGCGCCGGAGGCCGGGGCGGGAGGGCGCCGTAGGTGGCGCCGTAGGGTGTGCCGTAGCCACCCGCACCAGCGGCTGCTGGAGGCACCGACGGG
This window of the Triticum aestivum cultivar Chinese Spring chromosome 5D, IWGSC CS RefSeq v2.1, whole genome shotgun sequence genome carries:
- the LOC123120677 gene encoding F-box protein At1g47056 — its product is MGQCPSAPRYHHHRKPPPPPPSPTAQAASPGFCSAAAAEDAAAEADYTSDLPEELLAVVFGLLGSGDRKRCSLVCRRWLATEASSRLRLALDARAPLLAAAPAILARFSAVSKLALKCDRRAESVGDPALALVAHRLGPGLRRLKLRSVRAVTDHGVAALAAAAINLRKLSVGSCTFGAKGIEAVLRSCPQLEELSVKRLRGLADSEPITVSSPRLQSLALKELYNGQCFSCLITRSPNLKTLKIIRCSGDWDPVLQAIPQGALLAELHLEKLQVSDLGVAALCGLEVLYLAKAPEVTDVGLAALATKSPRLRKLHVDGWKANRIGDRGLATVAQKCAALQELVLIGVNLTSASLELIAANCPTLERLALCGSDTFGDAEISCVATKCASLRKLCIKACPVSDAGMDKLAAGCPRLVKVKVKKCRRVTFECAERLRASRHGALAVNFDTPGGAGELQDASVDESGVLENAGSDVVQDDFDDQIGVPDLLCGTSGRPSGWKAWMSALIPRSLSVSMFRRRPRGSSHNS